One segment of Brassica napus cultivar Da-Ae chromosome C3, Da-Ae, whole genome shotgun sequence DNA contains the following:
- the LOC106420719 gene encoding 60S acidic ribosomal protein P0-1, which produces MAVKATKAEKKIVYDSKLCQLLNEYPQILIVAADNVGSTQLQNIRKGLRGDSVVLMGKNTMMKRSVKLHAQKTGNDGFLNLMPLLQGNVGLIFTKGDLKEVSEEVAKYKVGAPARVGLVAPIDVVVQPGNTGLDPSQTSFFQVLNIPTKINKGTVEIITPVELIKKGDKVGSSEAALLAKLGIRPFSYGLVVESVYDNGSVFDPEVLNLTEDDLVEKFAAGVSLVTALSLAISYPTIAAAPHMFINAYKNVLAVALATEYSFPQAENVKEFLKDPSKFAVAAAAAAPVSGESGGAPVAAAVVEEAAEESDGDMGFDLFG; this is translated from the exons ATGGCGGTGAAAGCAACGAAGGCGGAGAAGAAGATCGTGTACGATTCGAAGCTCTGCCAGCTTCTGAATGAGTACCCTCAGATCCTCATCGTCGCGGCGGATAACGTCGGGTCCACTCAGCTTCAGAACATTAGGAAAGGACTGCGCGGAGATTCGGTTGTTCTCATGGGGAAGAACACGATGATGAAGAGGTCTGTTAAGCTTCATGCTCAGAAAACGGGAAATGATGGGTTTCTTAATCTCATGCCTCTCCTTCAG GGTAATGTTGGGCTTATCTTCACCAAGGGTGACTTGAAAGAAGTTAGCGAGGAGGTTGCTAAGTACAAG GTTGGAGCTCCAGCTCGTGTTGGCTTAGTTGCTCCAATCGATGTGGTTGTGCAACCAGGCAACACTGGCCTCGACCCATCGCAGACCTCTTTCTTCCAAGTGCTCAACATTCCAACCAAGATCAACAAAGGTACCGTTGAGATCATAACCCCTGTGGAGCTCATCAAGAAAGGCGACAAGGTCGGTTCATCCGAGGCTGCGCTTCTAGCCAAACTCGGAATCAGGCCGTTCTCTTACGGTCTCGTCGTGGAGTCGGTCTACGACAACGGCTCAGTGTTTGACCCCGAGGTGCTTAACCTCACTGAAGACGACCTTGTTGAAAAGTTTGCAGCTGGTGTCTCGCTGGTGACCGCGCTTTCTCTTGCCATCTCTTACCCAACCATTGCAGCTGCGCCTCACATGTTCATCAATGCTTACAAGAATGTTCTCGCTGTTGCCTTGGCTACTGAGTATTCTTTCCCTCAGGCTGAGAATGTGAAGGAGTTCCTCAAG GATCCTAGCAAGTTTGCAGTTGCTGCTGCGGCGGCTGCACCTGTTTCCGGAGAATCTGGTGGAGCTCCTGTGGCGGCTGCTGTGGTGGAAGAAGCTGCGGAGGAGTCTGATGGGGACATGGGTTTCGATCTGTTCGGCTAA